A stretch of the Lactuca sativa cultivar Salinas chromosome 9, Lsat_Salinas_v11, whole genome shotgun sequence genome encodes the following:
- the LOC111903006 gene encoding 23 kDa jasmonate-induced protein, with product MAATAIRVFGNPITHGTRAQRALAAKNYLNADGKLDQVLLQSNQSIKVAAGKTNAVAAGTTICKVCNATGSTIRYVTAYDWSGKVAGHYPVTIQNGQWAVFEHVGTTGANQGSIGALVYNIDDFCDSMISWNNPWKTTRGGNNTAYCEMNDPGYFDRCDWDEIYAKLIASGSVSKTSMVDYETRVTIDAGGNSPSYKAIFYVHG from the exons ATGGCAGCAACGGCAATACGTGTGTTCGGGAACCCAATCACTCATGGAACTCGTGCCCAAAGGGCCCTAGCAGCTAAGAACTACCTGAACGCGGATGGAAAGCTCGATCAGGTGTTGTTGCAGTCAAACCAGTCGATAAAAGTAGCGGCAGGAAAGACAAACGCAGTGGCTGCGGGCACCACGATTTGCAAGGTTTGCAACGCCACAGGTAGTACTATCAGGTACGTCACTGCATACGACTGGAGCGGAAAAGTTGCAGGGCATTACCCAGTGACTATCCAGAACGGCCAGTGGGCTGTATTTGAGCATGTTGGCACTACTGGCGCAAACCAAGGATCAATCGGTGCTCTTGTGTATAACATCGACGATTTCTGTGACTCCATGATCTCTTGGAACAACCCTTGGAAaacaacccgaggaggaaacaaCACT GCATACTGTGAGATGAACGATCCTGGATACTTTGATCGTTGTGACTGGGATGAAATCTATGCAAAGTTGATCGCCTCTGGTAGTGTAAGCAAAACAAGTATGGTAGATTATGAAACCAGAGTGACTATTGATGCAGGAGGCAATTCTCCTAGTTACAAAGCCATTTTCTATGTTCACGGTTAG